In a single window of the Portunus trituberculatus isolate SZX2019 chromosome 1, ASM1759143v1, whole genome shotgun sequence genome:
- the LOC123514117 gene encoding uncharacterized protein LOC123514117 yields the protein MTHGARDRVWVATGRGGAGGVRSVRRCVGVTQRWCVVVARPVCWGWGGGAAGGGFLVVVAACWPRPVTQQPLRLPQPLPGCYSTGRGGAGQLARLALSSCLDGLTSHQSTRHLPPYPCPAVPHLRPCGRCPGPFVFSWSPPAWTAGVPGDQNGAGTTRHHYHHHYAPRHHGNHPIHPTQSQHPYSAPTATRPAATVHPVTPLAHPWPDTRWPLGNAAAGNMEPTRQQPGLVSHTPATSPAKPEDGESP from the exons ATGACACACGGGGCGCGGGACCGTGTGTGGGTGGctacggggcggggcggggcgggtggcGTGAGGTCCGTCCGCCGCTGTGTTGGTGTGACGCagcggtggtgtgtggtggtggcgcgGCCCGTGTGctgggggtggggaggaggggcggcAGGTGGCGggtttctggtggtggtggctgcgtgTTGGCCGCGCCCTGTGACCCAGCAGCCCCTCCGCTTGCCGCAGCCCCTGCCAGGCTGCTACagcacggggcggggcggggcagggcagcTTGCCCGCCTCGCCCTGAGCAGCTGTCTCGATggcctcaccagtcaccagtcaacCCGCCACCTGCCACCCTACCCCTGCCCTGCTGTGCCGCACCTCCGCCCCTGTGGGAGATGCCCTGGGCCATTCGTGTTCTCTTGGTCCCCGCCTGCATGGACCGCTGGTGTCCCAGGGGACCAGAACGGCGCAGGGACAacccgccaccactaccaccaccactatgctcCGCGCCACCACGGGAACCACCCTATCCACCCCACACAATCACAACACCCCTACTCCGCCCCCACTGCCACCCGCCCCGCCGCCACAGTGCACCCAGTGACGCCCCTGGCTCACCCGTGGCCTGACACTCGCTGGCCGCTGGGCAACGCCGCCGCAG GTAACATGGAGCCAACACGTCAGCAACCTGGTCTCGTCAGCCACACACCAGCTACATCTCCTGCGAAGCCTGAAGATGGGGAGAGTCCATAG